Proteins encoded within one genomic window of Haloimpatiens massiliensis:
- a CDS encoding ISAs1 family transposase, with amino-acid sequence MFDIESIIFDAFNEVEDPRGDNKRHKFIDIIGIALCAVTSGMESYNEIEEFGESSEEWLKQYFELPNGIPSHDTFNRVFSQINPKQFQKCFNELMKNLAELVNGEVVSIDGKTVRGSSCNSSNQKSIHMVSAWANQNQVVLGQIKTDDKSNEITAIPKLIELLELKDTIVTIDAMGTQKKIAEVIIEKEADYVLALKENQKTLHDNVELFFDSILRDKSTDIKVQTHTTHDKDHGRIETRKYFLVNEISWLDNKEDWRNIQSIGMVERKRIVGDKETFERSYYITSLESIELFSNAVRQHWGIENKLHWVLDVSFNEDKCRARKDNSAENLAVLRHLALNLLRQEKTLKKSLNIKKVKCALDKKYLEKVIFDPLRGKE; translated from the coding sequence ATGTTTGATATTGAAAGTATAATATTTGATGCATTTAATGAAGTCGAAGACCCACGAGGCGATAACAAGAGACATAAATTTATAGATATAATCGGTATAGCACTATGTGCTGTAACCAGTGGAATGGAATCTTATAATGAAATTGAAGAATTTGGAGAGTCAAGTGAAGAGTGGCTAAAGCAATATTTTGAGTTACCTAATGGAATTCCTTCACATGATACATTCAATAGGGTATTTTCCCAAATAAATCCTAAACAATTTCAAAAATGTTTTAATGAATTAATGAAGAATTTAGCTGAATTAGTAAATGGAGAAGTAGTATCTATAGATGGTAAAACAGTGAGAGGATCATCTTGTAATAGTTCAAATCAAAAATCAATTCATATGGTTAGTGCTTGGGCAAATCAGAATCAGGTAGTTTTAGGGCAAATCAAAACAGATGATAAATCAAATGAAATCACAGCAATTCCTAAATTAATTGAACTATTAGAATTAAAAGATACTATTGTTACAATTGATGCTATGGGAACTCAAAAGAAAATAGCAGAAGTTATTATAGAAAAAGAGGCTGACTATGTGTTGGCATTAAAAGAAAATCAGAAAACTCTTCATGACAATGTTGAATTATTTTTTGACTCTATATTGAGAGATAAAAGTACAGATATAAAAGTACAAACCCATACTACTCATGATAAAGATCATGGGAGAATTGAAACACGAAAATACTTTTTAGTTAATGAAATTTCATGGCTAGATAATAAAGAAGACTGGAGAAACATTCAATCTATAGGTATGGTTGAAAGAAAACGAATTGTAGGAGATAAAGAAACTTTTGAGCGAAGCTACTATATAACAAGTTTAGAGTCTATAGAGTTATTCTCAAATGCAGTTAGGCAACATTGGGGTATAGAAAATAAGCTCCATTGGGTTTTAGACGTATCTTTTAATGAAGATAAATGTAGAGCTAGAAAAGATAATTCAGCTGAAAATTTGGCTGTCTTACGACATTTAGCCTTAAATCTACTTAGGCAAGAAAAAACTTTAAAGAAAAGTTTAAATATAAAAAAAGTTAAATGTGCATTAGATAAAAAATATCTAGAAAAAGTTATTTTCGACCCTCTACGAGGTAAAGAATAA
- a CDS encoding histidine phosphatase family protein, which translates to MTVFYLIRHGEPTYQPVNDRNFIGHGLDLAPLTEIGIQQLKETSKDNRLKNCEVIVSSPYTRALQSASILSKELGIDIEVDVDLHEWIPDIINFQHRTSEECFSLSRDFDLHNGIHPKGEVKVWETKENMKKRINGVLEKYLKYNRVIVVCHEMVIKTIEYQEKVAYGEIIEYSR; encoded by the coding sequence ATGACAGTATTTTATTTAATTAGGCATGGAGAACCAACATATCAACCTGTTAATGATAGAAATTTTATTGGACATGGGTTGGATTTAGCACCATTAACTGAAATTGGAATACAGCAATTAAAAGAAACATCAAAAGACAATCGACTTAAAAATTGTGAAGTTATTGTTTCATCACCTTATACAAGAGCACTTCAAAGTGCATCAATTTTATCCAAGGAATTAGGAATAGATATAGAAGTTGATGTTGACTTACATGAATGGATACCTGATATAATAAACTTTCAACATAGAACCTCAGAAGAATGTTTTTCCTTGAGTAGAGATTTTGATTTACATAATGGAATACATCCTAAGGGTGAGGTCAAAGTGTGGGAAACTAAGGAAAATATGAAGAAAAGAATAAATGGGGTATTGGAAAAGTATTTGAAGTATAACAGAGTGATTGTAGTTTGTCATGAAATGGTTATAAAAACAATTGAGTATCAAGAGAAAGTTGCATATGGTGAAATTATTGAATATAGCAGATAA